In one Colletotrichum destructivum chromosome 2, complete sequence genomic region, the following are encoded:
- a CDS encoding Putative manganese/iron superoxide dismutase, which produces MFARLRIPRVGATFAAAASAPARTAVQMQQQRSLHYVPQLAHDFKQGVPGLLSADGYDMAWNQYMTLILDKLNALTAGTDLEQRDVKQILLASAQDPSQAPVFNHASMAHNTHFFFKNITPNPKPIPQSLAAELTHSFSSIETLRREIILTASAMFGPGFVWLVKAGHQDYRILTTYLAGSPYPGAHWRLQGTDMNTVGNAGSASHFFQRNAAAQRPGQKPPGALDVVPLLCLNTWEHTWLRDYGLGVGGVGGKKAFAEAWWEVIDWEAVKTTADIPTRPNFMR; this is translated from the exons ATGTTTGCACGATTAAGAATACCGCGCGTCGGCGCgaccttcgccgccgccgcctccgccccggcgaggacggccgtgcagatgcagcagcagcgctCGCTGCACTACGTCCCCCAGCTCGCCCACGACTTCAAGCAGGGCGTCCCGGGCCTGCTCTCGGCCGACGGCTACGACATGGCGTGGAATCAGTACATGACgctcatcctcgacaagcttAACGCCTTGACTGCAG GCACCGACCTCGAGCAGCGTGACGTCAAACagatcctcctcgcctcggCCCAGGACCCCTCGCAGGCGCCTGTCTTCAACCACGCCTCTATGGCGCACAACACGCACTTCTTCTTCAAGAACATCACGCCGAACCCGAAACCGATCCCCCagtccctcgccgccgagctcacCCACTCCTTTTCCTCGATCGAGACGCTCCGCCGCGAGATCATcctcacggcctcggccatgttCGGTCCGGGCTTCGTCTGgctcgtcaaggccggccacCAGGACTACCGCATCCTGACGACCTACCTTGCCGGCTCCCCCTACCCGGGCGCTCACTGGCGCCTGCAGGGCACCGATATGAACACCGTCGGCAACGCCGGCTCCGCGAGCCACTTCTTCCAgcgcaacgccgccgcccagcgccCCGGCCAGAAGCCCCCCGGcgcccttgacgtcgtccCGCTGCTGTGCCTCAACACCTGGGAGCACACCTGGCTGCGCGActacggcctcggcgtcggcggcgttggtggcAAGAAGGCGTTTGCCGAAGCCTGGTGGGAGGTCATTGACTGGGAGGCGGTCAAGACCACGGCGGACATCCCTACCCGGCCAAACTTCATGCGGTAA
- a CDS encoding Putative sterile alpha motif domain, pleckstrin domain, PH-like domain superfamily yields MNYTQEYAMGERRLRHEMREKPTMRDTFFGIKAEPQRPTSVATEFMDMEWDDEVLSEFEDNSPRISVNSSGGQPSITTLSSYDEVSTPRSSQGRMMYAAEIESPSKNIEGPSGPHLFRASTSSYFDEAVLTLSPITPKTARPFDEPFRHIRPQQPPMPQSRHPSGPFQFAYEEFESRELVSWTPEMVAQSMLNAGIELSVAGRFVENDINGPILITLKFEDLKELDIPSFGMRTRVWNQIQVLRDSRPSSPRAPTPIQDEPSREVKKETREIRAAERPTDDCGLKRRKSSRRRPKNPSYDDIITPMESVSIVGIEQVVPKPHQCPKGENCSRYKKQQRLIEAFKKEHPFVDLDTEQVVITGNPGNPQTARALDPNQILRPVSDAVPSVVASSDVLGPGNATPLQYLQEAALRNVVARDPQDNVRQFLDFQKHEDSTVPPTPPFEMAFPTMKAQPEGLRHLPKLSIPGKQAPRASPLRASTVPPPSQHESLPTPPQQQQGFVPYHMDRAEAMSPDLQSPVNLYRFGTPFSEMDVPVTAVPMDRVARDVSQSVPPEMNYRPGTVKQQQPPLSRTQSRSSARRPSFPVLPALDENNTTPTARTSPRQTSPRTSVRPQQQQQQQQQQPLQAPPRVNYPWSPIERTKPFEQAIPPISHLAGALPVKQAVEAAQQDGVTFQGPMKKRKTKMLRHEWNDTFCTLKGTRLAVHKDAKTVDRTLEYVDVDDYAIACSSLASQSKLSAAFKAVQFSSHSREKSDPVAAFSFQLIPQDKDKEAAKLRKRGSALHGFGHHHSLSSSSIPAEGVNGTGKTHHFAVKSRDDRIDWMRELMLAKALKQKGDGFEVSVNGNMI; encoded by the exons ATG AACTACACACAAGAATACGCCATGGGCGAACGTCGGCTGCGTCATGAGATGCGAGAAAAGCCAACCATGCGCGACACATTCTTTGGCATCAAGGCCGAGCCGCAAAGACCAACGTCGGTGGCGACGGAGTTCATGGACATGGAATGGGACGATGAGGTTCTCAGCGAGTTCGAGGACAACTCCCCTCGGATCAGCGTCAACTCT TCTGGCGGTCAACCAAGTATCACAACGCTTTCTTCCTACGATGAGGTGTCAACGCCGAGGTCAAGTCAAGGTCGGATGATGTATGCTGCGGAGATCGAGTCACCAAGCAAAAACATCGAGGGCCCATCCGGCCCTCACCTGTTCCGTGCTTCCACTTCGAGCTACTTCGATGAAGCCGTCCTAACTCTCTCCCCCATCACcccgaagacggcgcggccGTTCGATGAGCCTTTCAGACACATCCGGCCGCAACAACCGCCGATGCCCCAGTCTAGACACCCGAGCGGCCCCTTTCAGTTTGCCTACGAAGAGTTCGAGTCGAGAGAGCTTGTCTCGTGGACCCCCGAGATGGTTGCGCAGTCTATGCTCAATGCTGGCATTGAGCTCTCGGTCGCCGGCCGCTTCGTGGAGAACGACATCAACGGCCCCATCCTAATCACGTTGAAGTTTGAGGACCTGAAGGAGTTGGACATCCCGTCGTTCGGCATGAGGACGCGCGTTTGGAACCAGATCCAAGTTCTACGGGACAGCAGACCAAGCTCGCCTCGCGCCCCGACACCTATCCAGGACGAGCCCAGCCGGGAGGTCAAGAAGGAAACCCGCGAGATCAGGGCGGCGGAAAGACCTACGGACGACTGCGggctgaagaggaggaagagcagcaggaggaggccCAAGAATCCGTCGTacgacgacatcatcacTCCCATGGAGTCGGTgtccatcgtcggcatcgagcaAGTCGTCCCCAAGCCGCACCAATGCCCCAAAGGCGAAAACTGCTCCAGGTacaagaagcagcagcgccTCATCGAGGCGTTCAAGAAGGAGCACCCTTTCGTCGACCTTGACACGGAGCAGGTCGTCATCACCGGAAACCCTGGCAACCCGCAGACGGCCAGAGCTCTCGACCCCAACCAAATCCTCCGACCCGTCTCGGATGCGGTTCCGTCCGTCGTGGCGTCCTCCGATGTCTTGGGCCCGGGCAATGCCACTCCTTTGCAGTACCTGCAGGAGGCCGCCCTTCGCAATGTCGTCGCCAGGGACCCTCAAGACAACGTGCGCCAGTTTCTGGACTTCCAGAAGCACGAGGACAGCACCGTGCCACCCACCCCACCCTTCGAGATGGCCTTCCCTACCATGAAGGCTCAGCCCGAGGGGCTTCGTCACCTCCCCAAGCTCTCCATCCCGGGCAAGCAGGCGCCGCGTGCCAGCCCCCTGAGGGCCTCTACggtccctcctccctctcaGCACGAGTCGCTACCGACACctccccagcagcagcaaggctTCGTCCCCTACCACATGGACCGCGCAGAGGCCATGTCGCCGGACCTGCAGAGCCCGGTAAACCTCTACCGCTTCGGCACCCCGTTCTCCGAGATGGATGTTCCCGTCACCGCTGTGCCGATGGACCGCGTTGCGCGCGACGTCTCCCAATCCGTGCCCCCTGAGATGAACTATCGCCCAGGGACCGTcaagcagcaacagccgcCCCTGAGCCGGACGCAATCACGTTCCTctgcccgccgcccctcgTTCCCTGTTCTTCCGGCCTTGGACGAGAACAACACTACCCCCACTGCTCGCACGTCGCCCAGACAAACGTCCCCTCGCACCTCGGTCCgtccgcagcagcagcagcagcagcagcagcagcagcctctcCAAGCCCCTCCCCGTGTCAACTACCCTTGGTCGCCCATCGAACGCACCAAGCCGTTCGAACAGGCCATCCCCCCTATCTCCCAccttgccggcgccctcCCCGTCAAGCAGgcggtcgaggcggcgcagcaggacGGTGTTACGTTCCAGGGCCCGATGAAGAAGCGCAAGACCAAGATGCTCCGCCACGAGTGGAACGACACCTTCTGCACGCTCAAGGGCACTCGCCTGGCGGTACACAAGGACGCCAAGACGGTGGACCGCACGCTCGAGtacgtcgacgtcgacgactACGCCATCGCGTGCTCGAGCCTGGCGTCGCAGAGCAAgctctcggccgccttcaaGGCTGTTCAGTTCTCGTCCCACAGCCGCGAGAAGAGCGACCCGGTCGCCGCTTTCAGCTTCCAGCTCATCCCGcaggacaaggacaaggaggccGCCAAGCTACGCAAGCGCGGCAGCGCCCTGCACGGCTtcggccaccaccactcgttgagctcgtcttcgatcCCCGCCGAGGGCGTTAACGGTACGGGCAAGACGCACCACTTCGCCGTCAAGAGCCGTGACGACCGCATCGACTGGATGCGGGAGCTGATGCTCGCCAAGGCCCTCAAGCAGAAGggcgacggcttcgaggTCAGCGTCAACGGCAACATGATCTGA